A genomic stretch from Telmatocola sphagniphila includes:
- the rpsK gene encoding 30S ribosomal protein S11, with amino-acid sequence MAKTKKRKTRRNVTRGIVHIQSTFNNTIVTISDTSGETLCYASGGTVGFKGSRKSTPFAAQRAAETAADKAQKYGVKEVEVRVKGPGAGRESAITALQQAGLNVKVIEDVTPVPHNGCRAPKKRRV; translated from the coding sequence ATGGCGAAAACCAAGAAACGTAAAACGCGTCGCAACGTGACTCGGGGGATTGTTCACATCCAATCCACCTTCAATAACACGATTGTGACCATCAGCGACACCAGCGGTGAAACGCTTTGCTATGCGTCCGGCGGTACCGTCGGGTTCAAAGGAAGCCGAAAGAGTACCCCGTTCGCGGCTCAACGCGCGGCCGAAACCGCTGCCGACAAAGCGCAGAAGTACGGCGTCAAGGAAGTCGAGGTTCGCGTCAAAGGCCCCGGGGCCGGTCGCGAGTCTGCCATTACTGCTCTGCAGCAGGCCGGGCTTAACGTAAAAGTCATCGAAGATGTGACACCCGTTCCGCATAATGGTTGCCGCGCTCCTAAGAAG